The segment actttaaaaataatttttttatatttaggaaatattagaaaaaaattttaaatatttcttggtattttcttcttagacaacaaaaaatattattacagtcttatttaaaataaagaaaaatatatttctcagtgCATATCTTATTTTCAGTTTCTCTTACTTTTAACACATTTAAGTGCATTTTATTGACAATCAGcatgatattttaataatgctatttttttctaatgtttttcttagtgactaaaataaattttaaagatgtaTTGATAAAACTGttaattatttcaaatgaaataCATTTCTCATATCCTCTTTGTACAGAAAATTATATGCTTTGGATTAATTCATAACATGCtttgacattactggtgcctgctcgagcaaatcgatgagaaatggatggcagtgatacagtgacagtacttTGTTTAGTATGAGACATAATTGAGAGAGTGGCTATCGAAAACTCAGTTGTACTAGTGAGAAATTAACCACCTTCCTTATAATTGAAAGCAGCTCCcatgtgatattttaaataagacaTACTACTATATATAAGTACCCATAACTTAAATAGtgaaacaattatttaaaaaggcTGCATAGAAGAGGGATGAGTTTTTCAGTACATTTACTTTCAGGATTCATATTATAGATAACTGAATTCATTTGTTTGTGGCAACACCAATTTTCTGGATCATATTCTTGAAAGCTTGTTTCACTTGTTGATTTCTAAGGGAATATATGAAAGGATTCAAGAGAGGAGCTACTGCAGTATTGAGAAGGGCTATCCCTTTGCTTAAGGTCACCCTTTCCCTAGCAGAAGGCTTGATGTACATGAAGATGCAGCTCCCATAAGAGAGGGAGACGACTATCATGTGGGAGGAACACGTGGAAAAGGCTTTTTTTCTTTGACTCGCTGAAGGAATTCTCAGGATTGTGCGGATAATGTATGAGTAGGAGAGAATGATCAGTGTTAAGGTAGCCATAAGTGTCACCACTGCAGAAAAAAATGTCATCAGTTCTAGAAATCGAGTGTTCGTGCAAGAAAGCTGCAGGATTGGAGAaacatcacaaagaaaatgatcaaTTATATTGGAGGCGCAGAAATCCAGCTGCACCAGCAAGAGGATTCCTGGGAAAATGATCAGGAAGGCTGCCAGCCAGGAGCAGAAGATGAGGAGGATGCAGACTCTGCTGCTCATGATGGTTGTGTAATGCAgaggtttgcagatggccacatagcggtcataggacatggcAGCCAGAAGGTAAAATTCTGTCACCCCCAGCTGGATGAAAAAAAATAGCTGTGCCAAACAATCGTTATAGGAAATCGTTCTGTCTCCCGTCACGAGAGTGACGAGGAATCTGGGAGTACAGACTGATGTAAAGGATAATTCTAGCAAGGAGAAGTTCCGAAGGAAGAAATACATTGGTGTCTGTAAATGGGGATCTGAAAGGGTTAGGGTGATAATTGTCAGGTTCCCAGCCATACTTAGCAAGTAGGTaacaagaagaaatacaaacaggACAACCTGCCACTGGGGATCATCTGTCAATCCAAGAAGAATAAACTCTGTTACTCTTGtgtaatttctcatttttttctctctttcttgaagGATGTTATTTCATCTGCAGTATAGAGAAATATATAAGAAGCCTACGGCActggaaaaatattcaaatttccaacacacacacacatacacacatacacccctaCAAGTGCACATTCGTAAAAATGTCAATGTTTCCTTTGCTCTTTGAATAACTTTTTGTTGTACGTGAAACTCAATACTCTAATTTTCTATGACATATAATAATTCATCATTCCTGTAATTTCTCTATCAGTTTCTCATATATTAATAATTACTTTCTTAATGACTTGAAAGATGTATGAAATTTAACAGATTCAAACTTCTGAGGTTTAAAACTTCTCAAATAAAACcttgattttaaataaatcataattacgttgaaaacattttttggttattattttcttcatgtgAGTATGAACATtcccatacacacatatattttgaaagtcattatttttctattgccttaaataaatagaaacttttgTAATTTGGcttaaaatatgcttttcttGAGCATATTTATTTTAGTGCCTCACAAATTGCTACTCTTTTCTGTAACAGGACTTTTGTTTAagaatcaattttattttgttaattgaaaGTCTTTTTAATTACTTACAAAAAGATTAATATTTTCCAAAACATTTCCTTTACTTATCCTGAACATTGatgaaaaaatagtttaatattcAAAGTAAGCTTTAAAAGGAcaaaatatcatttctttttattttttctgaatttatgATGTATGTCAAAGTTACATGAAAGGTGGTAATTTGTATCTGTTTTTAAGTAATTACTTCCTTTAAAACTGTGATATACTGACATCTTTCTCAAGATATCAAATTTCAGAGCTAATTAAGTGTACTAACATCTTTTAAGTCCCTTCTACTTTCTGTGTAAGTTTCAGAGCTTTTGAAAGAATGATATTATTTCATGGTTAGTCaagtaatttaatataaatttagtcAAAAATATTTACCTGTAAAATGACTTAAAGAGTTCTATTCTCAGTTTCGATTGATGTTTTTGCTTCTAACATGAGTTTTTCAGTTGTCTTTTGTATTGTTAGAAAGGATCTAACTTTCATTAAGTTTAAAGTCACAGAACGAAAACAAAGGTACCTCTGCTCTGTTATGTGGAagatcaaataattattttattttggtatgaAAATTACTAACCAATGTTTTGGTATTGATCAtattaaaatcattattaaaatgatatccaggaaataatataaaaataaccatATTTTATCAATCAAGTATTGTTACCTTAATGAGCAAAAATGTCAAATATAACTATTATTTTGCAACCTATAAACTTTATCTTTACACATTCCAGATAAATTGTGAGTTAGTTTTATATCAACatgttataaatatatgaaactaCTTTAGAAAGCCtaaatgtatataattaaaatagaagtATGCTTTTTGAAAATAAACTGATCAAAATCATACTTACTTTTATGATACATGACTTTTATTCAATGTATTTTCTTATGACATCTTTAATACATTTGAAgtgaatttctttattattaatttaaaacctTGCAATCTGTTTCTCTTTTATCTCATATATTAaccaaatacttaaaaatacttaTAATAAACTATAATTATAAGATCTTCTGTATAATATTTACACAAGAGGGTCATATAACAACCCATTTTAAACATCAaccctaactttttttttgtgactTAAATTCCTTATAACATATCCTCTTAATTGTGGTAATAAATCACAGCTGAAATACAGGCTAATATAATGTTATTCCTTATTTACTGAACAAGATAAAATGATCTTTTGTGCATAtgtagttttattcatttatgatGGACTCAGGGGGATTAATTGTATGAATACACAAAAGTCACCATGGAGATTGGTGTTCTCCAGACACCAGGCATTAAATATTACTCTGAATTAGTATAAagattataatgaaatatttaggtGATTGTGCTCTACTTTGgaaagaatgggaaagtatagaggataatttttaatttgataataGTATATAACTTCACATACTGAAAGAAACACTGGGATAAGTTCTATTAGTATTTTGTAAATAGCAGAAAgttattgggaaaaagaaggaatattttttctaaattttaaggaAAGATCAAAGACATCGTGTGATGTTTTTCCACCAAAAGAGATGTCAGCCTTGCctataaagttttatatttttcaactaAACCTTTATGCATAAAAGTTGATCATGATTCAAATCACTAACACTTTTTCACTCAGTAACATGTTTGTTAATGCTTTTCATGTGTTGGAATATAGCTTAGgctctaaaaatataaatatatatttacagagaaaaaataatttatatgtaaaataatatggGACAAAGAGAACTATGTATAATATACATGTCTTACAGAAAAGTATGATagttttgcattcttgggattcTAAGATTTTCTTACGAATGCCCAAcccaagaagaaataaagagatggaCAGATGTGTATAACTGTTAGCTTTGGAAACCTGTTGTCTccttaccatgtttctttatatcacaaATATGAGGTACAGCATTCATTGGTctgtctccttctgactaactttgcTTAATGTAATACTTTCCTAGTCCAtacatgtagcagcaaattgcatgctttcatattttcttagactctagcgatagcacagtgcgtagggtgtttgccttgcatgcgaccgacccgagttcaattcctccatccctctgggagagcccggcaagctaccgagagtatcttgcctacacgcaagagcctggcaagctaccatggcatatttgatatgccaaaaacaagtaacaacaagtctcacaatggagatgttattggtgaccactcgaggaaattgatgaacaatgggatgacatgatgcagtgatacatattttcttatagccTAGTAACTTGAAGGAACTTTGGttcatataaacaatggaatactattcagcgaTACTCATTCTGTATGGATAGTTTATGATTTTTTAGTCTTTCTCTGGAACACGTGCAATTATTAAATCATTATGATTATGAAATACAAAGTTCATGTTGACTGGAGCGAAAGTTCATGTTGACTGGAGTGGGCAGGACGTtcgacttgcacatggccgatcctggttcaattcctccttccctctcggagagcccagcaagctagtgttagtatcccgcccgcacagcacaacctggcaagctacccatggcacattagatatgccaaaaacagtaacaacaagtctcacaatggagaaattactggtgcccgctcgagcaaattgatgaataaccagctgacagtgctacagtgcattttgaAGAAAGGCCCTCCAAAAAACATAATAGtgatatttattgatattttgttaatatgtTAAAGGTGAAAGTCAATAATTTGAATGATATGTCATAAACATGttcatgtttaattaaaaatattagtacaGTAGTATTTATGGTATTATCTGAAGAccaaaatattgttaaaattctGGAATAAAACTTGGGAGAGAAGGATATACTCAACATTATATCTGAGATAGTCagagtaaacaaaataaaatgtgtaaacaAAATATCAGAATTCTTGCAACTTAATTATTTGGTACTAAACGTGAAAtatttcttcactgtatcactgtcgtcccattgctcatcgatttgcttgagcggacaccagtaacatttccattgtgagacttgttgttactggtttttggcatatcgaataagccatggtaacttgtcaggctctgccgtgcaggcgggatactctcagtagcttgccgggttctcccagagggacggagaaattaattattttttcttgcccCCCCAATTTAGACTGAGTCGTTTGGGTTAATAAACAATACAGGATCAGTGCAAATGCCTGGAAGAAGACATTCACACATAATACTTTAACAATTAATATCTATAATTAATAGAACACATAGATATATGACAACAAAATAACCCTATCaataaatggggaaaagagatgaatGGACACTTCCATGAAGAAAACATATGGATGGATTGCCAgaatgcatatgaaaaaatgttaattatCACTTAGTATtagggaaaacaaataaaaatgacaatgagattgTACTTGTCAACAGTGAGaaccaaatatataaaaaaaaatcagacaagtGGTGAGGGAGAAGTGGAGAAAAGAGAATTTTGGTTTACTGTTCCTGGGAGTGCTATATTATTCATTCTCTATGGAAAATGGAGATTTCTTAATAAAAacagagcttccatttgatccggCTATCCCACTTCTAGATTTCTACCCTCTAAAAccaaaaacttattaaaaaaatgcatataacCTACTATGTTTATTACAGTTATTGGTACAACTGCCAAAATATACAAGCAACCCAAATATCtgacaacagaaaaataaagaatttgtgtATATGTAATCAATGGAATgttatatatgcactgtagcactattgtcagttgtttattgatttgctcgagcatgcacaagtaacatctctattgtgagacttgttactgttttgggcatgttgaatatgccacgggtagcttgccaggctctgccatgtgggcgggatactctaggtagcttgccaggctctctgagagggatggaggaatcgaacccaggttggtacaTTGGCCATCTACAACAAACTCACAGCCAATTATCTTACTGAGTGGTTAAAATTCTTATACTAAATGCCTATATTCACTTCTGTATCAGGCATAAGGCAAAGCATGGATGTTCATTTTCTTCACTGTTTTTCAGTATAGTTCTGGATGTCCTTGAATcacattcagaaaagaaaataaatgaaggacaCCCAAATTGAAAAGGAAGCTAAACAATTACTATTTGCACATAACACTTTAACAAGATAACCTCTTTCAAAATAGCTTACAAAAACATTAAATGTGAAAAACTAAGGAAcgccaaggggcgtgtgcactcgcaggctctctgggcagctctgtctcactgcccacgttcagtgctctggaaccgctgtgtgtgggctggatcaggactgccattggccaaggacaggctaaggaagaatgaggaccaagctggttactgattagttaccgtttattcaatcttccatctttctcatctccagcactcccagctctgtcctctctctggatctactgcagcctctctggattctcttgtctctctcctccctctttctctctcccccttgcccctaggctacacacagccaggtagcaaaacatcataagaaagcccttcctgagggctttcaggttcaaagggaacacaacctaggggcattccaaagcccttcct is part of the Sorex araneus isolate mSorAra2 chromosome 2, mSorAra2.pri, whole genome shotgun sequence genome and harbors:
- the LOC101552063 gene encoding olfactory receptor 6C75-like encodes the protein MRNYTRVTEFILLGLTDDPQWQVVLFVFLLVTYLLSMAGNLTIITLTLSDPHLQTPMYFFLRNFSLLELSFTSVCTPRFLVTLVTGDRTISYNDCLAQLFFFIQLGVTEFYLLAAMSYDRYVAICKPLHYTTIMSSRVCILLIFCSWLAAFLIIFPGILLLVQLDFCASNIIDHFLCDVSPILQLSCTNTRFLELMTFFSAVVTLMATLTLIILSYSYIIRTILRIPSASQRKKAFSTCSSHMIVVSLSYGSCIFMYIKPSARERVTLSKGIALLNTAVAPLLNPFIYSLRNQQVKQAFKNMIQKIGVATNK